In Carboxydothermus pertinax, the genomic stretch ATGTTTAGCTGGCGAAAGTACACACGCACTAGGAAAGGAGTATTCAATTAACAGAAGTTTAATATGTAGTTGGATCAAAAGGTTTCGGGAGAAAGGGCCAGAAGCATTAGAAAATAAAAAGAAGCCTGGAAACCCTTTTGCAGGAATGCAAAAGAAAAAGAATTTGTCGGAAGTCGAACGTTTAAGATTTGAA encodes the following:
- a CDS encoding helix-turn-helix domain-containing protein, with the protein product MPSGRPIGGKNRYYSKEFKLEVINRCLAGESTHALGKEYSINRSLICSWIKRFREKGPEALENKKKPGNPFAGMQKKKNLSEVERLRFELAKAEVELAKLKKLYEIERRVAQRKK